In Vitis riparia cultivar Riparia Gloire de Montpellier isolate 1030 chromosome 19, EGFV_Vit.rip_1.0, whole genome shotgun sequence, the following proteins share a genomic window:
- the LOC117909223 gene encoding uncharacterized protein LOC117909223 yields MASDLKDAHVVEIAVDGEHQHKIITAMNTITAIHHHPLMEISQSPGHLLLLKLWQREEDLSGRRIALRETRMDSIKREIFQLCCFFFMFHAFYLILLFTSSVDLEDHACRKWWIPVVLLVSTSLAIVFLVQVKLWRYWKVYRQLQREKSDGRAVTRFIQELRMKGASFDLSKEPQNSRRMKSSSVEIKWRPLIWCSQNLITICLVCFTGLVIPACKFILCS; encoded by the coding sequence ATGGCTTCAGATTTGAAAGATGCCCACGTTGTGGAAATAGCTGTGGATGGAGAACACCAGCACAAAATTATCACAGCTATGAACACCATCACTGCAATCCACCACCACCCATTAATGGAAATCTCTCAGAGCCCCGGCCACCTCTTGCTTCTCAAGCTCTGGCAGAGAGAAGAGGACCTCTCCGGCCGCCGAATCGCTCTCAGAGAGACCAGAATGGACTCCATTAAGAGAGAGATATTTCAATTGTGttgtttctttttcatgtttcaTGCGTTTTACTTGATACTACTGTTTACATCTTCGGTGGATTTGGAGGATCACGCCTGTAGAAAATGGTGGATCCCCGTGGTTTTATTGGTCTCCACTTCGCTTGCTATAGTGTTTTTGGTTCAGGTGAAACTATGGAGGTATTGGAAGGTTTACAGACAGTTGCAGAGAGAAAAGAGCGATGGTCGCGCTGTTACTAGGTTTATTCAGGAGTTGAGGATGAAAGGGGCGAGCTTCGATCTATCGAAGGAACCCCAGAACTCCAGGCGGATGAAGAGCTCCAGCGTGGAAATCAAATGGAGGCCTCTTATTTGGTGTTCTCAGAATCTGATAACTATCTGTCTTGTTTGCTTTACAGGTTTGGTGATCCCTGCTTGCAAATTCATCCTCTGCTCGTAG
- the LOC117909221 gene encoding THO complex subunit 3 has translation MEETIPFKNLHSREYQGHKKKVHSVAWNCTGTKLASGSVDQTARIWLIEQHGHGKVKDIELKGHTDSVDQLCWDPKHADLIATASGDKTVRLWDARSGKCTQQAELSGENINITYKPDGTHIAVGNRDDELTILDVRKFKPIHRRKFSYEVNEIAWNMTGEMFFLTTGNGTVEVLAYPALRPLDTLMAHTAGCYCIAIDPIGRYFAVGSADSLVSLWDISEMLCVRTFTKLEWPVRTISFNHTGEYIASASEDLFIDISNVHTGRTVHQIPCRAAMNSVEWNPKHNLLAYAGDDKNKYQADEGVFRIFGFESA, from the exons ATGGAGGAGACAATACCCTTCAAGAATCTCCATAGCAGAGAGTATCAAGGTCACAAGAAGAAG GTGCACTCGGTGGCTTGGAATTGTACGGGCACGAAGCTAGCCTCCGGTTCTGTGGATCAAACGGCTCGAATTTGGCTGATTGAGCAACATGGGCAT GGCAAGgttaaagatattgaattgaAGGGGCATACTGATAGTGTGGATCAGCTGTGTTGGGACCCCAAGCATGCTGATTTAATTGCAACTGCTTCCGGCGACAAGACTGTTCGTCTGTGGGATGCTCGGA GTGGAAAATGTACGCAGCAAGCAGAACTCAGTGGGGAGAATATCAATATTACCTACAAACCCGATGGGACACATATAGCTGTTGGGAACCGG GATGATGAATTAACAATACTGGATGTTCGCAAATTTAAGCCAATCCATAGGCGCAAATTCAGTTATGAG GTAAATGAGATTGCCTGGAACATGACAGGAGAGATGTTTTTTTTGACGACTGGGAATG GTACTGTAGAAGTACTAGCATACCCAGCCCTTCGACCACTTGACACCCTTATGGCTCATACTGCTGGTTGCTATTGCATCGCAATTGATCCAATAGGAAG ATACTTTGCTGTTGGAAGTGCTGATTCCTTAGTCAGCCTTTGGGATATCTCAGAGATGCTATGCGTGCGGACGTTTACAAAACTTGA ATGGCCTGTCAGGACGATAAGTTTCAATCACACAGGAGAGTATATCGCGTCTGCCAGTGAAGATCTTTTCATTGATATC TCAAATGTTCACACAGGGCGAACAGTCCACCAGATTCCATGCCGGGCTGCCATGAATAGTGTGGAATGGAATCCAAAACACAATTTGCTTGCATATGCTGGAGATGACAAGAACAAGTATCAAGCTGATGAAG GCGTTTTCCGAATATTTGGATTTGAAAGTGCCTGA